From Epinephelus fuscoguttatus linkage group LG17, E.fuscoguttatus.final_Chr_v1:
tcctgtatcataactacatgtgtgccgtttgtaacaaaccaaaccgcgtgaaaatcagttgaaaattcagtgagttattctattttacttgtgcatacagctccttcctcaatagaagtgaatgcactgtggaggcgaagcgagacccatccaagatggcagcCGGCTGGGACGCGCTCAGGCAGTCAATgcagcgtctatgtatatatgtctatggttgtACCTGCCTTGAAGAAGTGCTCAGTAAACCGTTGAACTGAATTCCCTTGTCGTGACAATTCTTCCCCGCCTCCACTGATGGTAAAGAGTTTTAAGATCACGACAACATTTAACATGTAAAGTGTCCCAAAGGAACGGTAAGCAAAATCTTTTTTGCTCCATAAGACCGTTTTAAACCGTTATAAAAGATTGCACTGCTTgcgttgtcatggcaacatgtAAACAGTGCTCTTAGCAGTGCCTGCAAAATATATGGAAATAAtgacataaaatgaaatgaaattagactactttttttatctatttattattaAGGCTATTGTGTGCTGTGACTGATTTAGGCTACATTAATGTTATATGGAGAAAATAGAAAGCCTTTTTATTGCTCACAGACTGCTttgcttttgtgtctcttaagtTCACAATGAGGAGGACTCTGATGAAGGCAATGAGTTGCAAGACTATGCCtatgaagaggatgaagagcagGACATGCCTCAGCCAGACGAGGACATCATGGACATAGATATTGAGGAAGCTCCTGAGCCAGAAGGCATTGATGatgctgaaaatgaaatggTAGGCTAATAACAAACCTAGATTTTGCTTTACACTTTTACTGCCATCTGTAGAGTCCAATTGATACACTGTGATAATGCATTGCTTTTTACTCTATGCGGTCTTAGGACTGTACAGCTGAAGGTTAGGCTACTCACAAAATTACTATATGTcaagaaaataacacaacaatacaTCATTGCCACATTAATTATTGCTGTAATGTTTATTAAGGGATATGTCATATGTTTATGTATGTTTGCTTATACCTTGCCTCTACAGGTGGATCTATATCCATTCAATTCCTTCACTGAGGCATCCCTGAGCCTGTTCTTTGAAACCTCTGGCATTTCAGAGAGCAATTTTTCTAGCTTACTAGAAATCCTGTCACACGACAGTTTCAAGAAGGAGGACGTACaccaaatgtcagtgttttcaaGGTAGGCAAAGCAAAGTTGGATACCATGGCGCTCTAGCATCAGCTTTCCATTGGGCACTCACATAGGGTCCTGTTAATGACTGTAAGTAAAGAAATAGGCTTGTTTTAAGATACTGTACTCATGTAATTTGACTGTGTTCCCCATTTCAGAAGATAAGGAAAAACCTACCAAAGGTGCCTATTAGTGTACATGGTGATGATTCCCATTTCTACCACTTTAATATGGAGAAGACAGTGGACAACATCTTAAAAAACAATATGCACATGGCCAAAATGACATTTGTGCCAGTGACCGACTGCCACAGGGACGCCTTCAATTCAAGGCTCTTTCATCAGAGCAAGCTCTTTTGCATACAGTCTGTCAAGACAAATGTGGGCAAGGTAaactaattttttaaaaagcgcATACCAAAAAAGATGCAGGTCATCATTTTATGTAggcttttttactttttttttcaggtaaCTGCACTTGACATCATCAGGATTAACACGGACCGGAGAGCACAACTTGCAAGAGTGGAGTCAATTGCTTTTGATAGCTCTAAAAGAAACCTGGTCCTTAGGTGCAGGCTGCTGTTCCGTGGCCTGGAGATGAGAAATCACCAGCAGTATCACCATATAACACCAGTCAGAGAACAAATTTTCATCTCTGACGCCATTGAGTCCATTACACTAGATGATGTGGTGAAAAATGCCACAGATCCAACAGTACACTGGCCACTACTTGTACAGCAGCCACTCTGCCACAGCTTTTGCAGAGCCAAGCGGCAGGTTCATTAGAGATGCATCAACTCTCCCTGCTCATTGCAGTGAGGGACAGCAACAAAGAGACCGTCCCACAGGTACAGTAGAACTTTTCATGGTCAATGGACATGAATAATATGTTCAATCAAAAGAGTGAGACTAATGTAGCTAAgatgaacatgaacatgtatGAAGTAGcctaattgttttttttctttaaggagTACCAGTGCTCCCGCTGTACATCCATTTATATTTTGATGGGTTTGGGCTGTACAGGCGGAAGTACCATTCCACTAATGGGATGTACTTTTCCTTGGTAATTTGCCTCGTTCTGAGGGGCAAAAGGGAACACATGGGCATCATAGGCCTCGGAGAACCAGGTAGCATGGTCACTACATTTAGATACAAATAGTTAATTGTTTACATCATGGCCTATGTAGGATTTGATACAGTTTATCTTCTTTCCAAATCAGGAACATCATTTCAGCAGTGTATGGATGCCATTTCACCATACATAGAGAAACTGCAGGAAGGTTATTATGCTGACTGCCCTTACTATGGGGGTGAGGTGTTTGTTTGTGGAGGAATTGGCGAGATCAATGCAGACATGCCCCAGGCAAACCACTGTGCCAACTGTTTGTCATCCACTGCAAACAAAAGGTTAGATTAATTATTACTTCATAAGCTATTtggttttactgtttattgtgaaaaatcttaaaaatgtaTTCCTAATCCCTTTTCCTTTGCCCTCTCTTAGATGTAGGTTTTGCACGGTTGACAAGGCCGACCTCTCCAACCCACAGGTGGCCAGTGAAGCACCCCGCAGGACAAAGGCCAACACAAACAACATTATCGCTGCCATGTCTGAAATGGGTGTTGTGGagaggaaacaacatgaaacagAGACTGGGACCCTGTATAGCCCGAACAACCAGCTGTTCTCCGATGGCATTGTCATTGAACCACACATTCAggtaaatgttttaatgtatctGTAGCCACAATGAAGCTCTGAGCAACAATACCAATGGACTGAACATGTCCTGCTCTACCTTGTGTTGAAAGGATTGAAACAGGAAGCATGTATGATGAAAACCACGTAAAAACAATACTACGGTTGGCTTTGTATTTTGTTTAAGACAAGGATCGATCACTTCCACCTCGATGCTCTTGGTGTTGGAAGACTGCAAATAAGTCTGATTTGGGGCAACGTGAAGACACAAGTCCAACAGTTCCTCAGTGATCTGATTGTTGCAATCGACAGACCTCATTGGCTCAAGCAGGTAATAAAGTTATATAGATAACCAATGCATTTACTCAGGACAGTCCACCCAAAGATGATGCTTTTGcatgttcattttaaattgaTCTATCCTTTATAGCTTTTTGTGCTATGCAGAGATTAAATTAATTACACAACACATTATTCTTTTAGCTCCCAGATCTTCATCACTTGGCATGTGCCACTGGCTGTGAGGTGCTCCATCTTATTCAGATGTGGACCATAataaccagagatgttttgtgttgCCCTGAGGCATTTACAGCAGCCTCTGCTGAATATATTGGCCGCAACAACTGCCGCCTTGTCACCAAAGCCAACATCTTGCTGAGTGGCTACTTGTCTTCAATCCGATCGGCAAGTCTAACTGACGAGGAAGCGAGGCAACTCCAGGTTCACATATGTGACCATCACAGACTATTTGAGAGGGTAATTTTGTacctccattttgttttgtctccaaTGCTACTGTACGTTTAGACATTTAAGAActttttatttccatatttcttTAAGATATGGAAGGCAGAGGTGGCAAACCGGGCTAACATCCATTGTGGCTATCACACTGGGGAGCAAATAGATGTACTGGGCCACCCCATGATTGGTGACTGCAACCGCTTTGAGCGATACCACCACAGGATCAAGGACATGGGTAAGTAAATTTCCCTGACATTTCATTTGCTAGGCCCTACAGGTGGTTGAAGCTCACTGTCTTGATATGCATGTTGTATTTCAGTTATCGCTCACAAGAATGGCGTCAGTATCGAGAAAACAATGGTGAAGAGGATTGCAGTGTTGGATGCCCTTTGCACATTGTCAACACCAAAtgatggagcagcagaaaaTACATCTGTCCATGGGCTTCCAGGCTACGCCCCTGTTTACAGGCCATCGGGATCAGTCACACTGATATCTGCCACTGAACTTCGGCAAAGACGTGGGCTTGGTAGGAAAATCTATTGCAAAATATGTTACTAAAATAAATTACTAAAATAATTGTATTGCTTGTTAACATATTCCTGCGTGTCAGTTCTACCAATAATGTCTAAAATGACAGTAACAAGATCCTTTACTTTATTCTAACTCTTTTCTTAACAGGGTTACAGCTTGGAAACCAAATGCCAGAGTTATCCCATCTGAAAGTGGCAAAAATGATGCGGCAGCCGGACCTCATGGAGAGGATGGGGGATAGAGTCCTGACATGGGAACAGATCTTCCTTGGACCCAAGGTGTGATCCCTGTAGTTGATAATTCTCAGTCTAGTACACGAAAATGCATATTAATAAATGAGTACTATCTTCTTGTATGGAAGCATTCTTTGTATCATATGCTGTTATTTCCTAGGTTTGGATAAGGGGGAAGCCTGTCATCACCATCATTGACAACCCTCTTTCTGGGCAACCGGAGAGATGCATGAAACACCAGAGTGCTACACTGTCCCCACAAAAATACAAGTATGTTATCAATGTGTTTAATAGCGGTAGCAATGTATTGAATTGAGAAACTTGTATTCAATGTattattagattagattagattagattagattagatagtACTCTATTAATCCCTTTGGAAAATTCCTCAGGGAAATTAGAATTCCAATAGCTATTACAAAAAGTAGATAAAAAGATACATAAAAAGGATAGAtattaacaaaaatataaataaaaacaaatataaacaaaataaaataaataaaaattattaataatatagtaaaagaaaagaaataaatgaaatatggCTACTAGCTGGCTACTGGCTACCGGCCACTGCTCCTTCCCGTCCTCTGTCCCTCCGCCACTCCTCCTCCCAGAACCAGGAGCCTCCTTGAAAAGCTGGTGAAACTGGCTCTTGGTAGCATtttttgagggaaaaaaacaggctGCCGGTAGCTTTGGAACTGCCTCCTGGTAGCGTTGATAGTTAAAGCAAATATCCATGGGCTAtataaaacagaagaaatgtCTTCATAAGAAGAGCAGAAAGGTCAAAAAGATAGGGAAAGtctaaaatctgtacaaaattgtttaaaaattgGAGAAAAAACTAACACAACTGGAGAGCTATTGGCGAGGCAGCCATTTACATCCAGCGCCATGGCAACAAcacaaattatattaaattaattctaaattattttattatttatattatatattataataaattatattattaaattatattaaattaaattataacaaaatataGCACAGCATTTGTACCAGCAACACAATAGTATTGCATAGTGTTTCCCAGATGCTGTGCATCCTTTCATGGATTAGGCCCTTAGAAATTTAtct
This genomic window contains:
- the LOC125905166 gene encoding uncharacterized protein LOC125905166, with amino-acid sequence MGIIGLGEPGTSFQQCMDAISPYIEKLQEGYYADCPYYGGEVFVCGGIGEINADMPQANHCANCLSSTANKRCRFCTVDKADLSNPQVASEAPRRTKANTNNIIAAMSEMGVVERKQHETETGTLYSPNNQLFSDGIVIEPHIQTRIDHFHLDALGVGRLQISLIWGNVKTQVQQFLSDLIVAIDRPHWLKQLPDLHHLACATGCEVLHLIQMWTIITRDVLCCPEAFTAASAEYIGRNNCRLVTKANILLSGYLSSIRSASLTDEEARQLQVHICDHHRLFERIWKAEVANRANIHCGYHTGEQIDVLGHPMIGDCNRFERYHHRIKDMVIAHKNGVSIEKTMVKRIAVLDALCTLSTPNDGAAENTSVHGLPGYAPVYRPSGSVTLISATELRQRRGLGLQLGNQMPELSHLKVAKMMRQPDLMERMGDRVLTWEQIFLGPKVWIRGKPVITIIDNPLSGQPERCMKHQSATLSPQKYKFDIKTIKVGSFVETAPLNPTHVNDRQPVKITAIWATISDNPLVLFEDHLPATTQRRSPDRLQRVSRRRKTTLSDSSHH